In one window of Reinekea forsetii DNA:
- a CDS encoding LysE family translocator — protein MSVRGMNLTAWLTIVGICALGAMSPGPSLAMVLKHTLNGGRRQGMIAGAVHGLGVGLYAFICLSGLAVLILTSTELFRALQIAGAAYLLWMGIQGLRSRTKPDQPLVRIETHAAVRDGLLIVFLNPKIAVFFIALFSQVVGSETSFAARAGFASTAMVLDAGWYLLVAWLFSNPVWLAHLQRKAVWLDRLFGVVLVGLAGKLALELL, from the coding sequence GTGAGTGTACGTGGGATGAATCTAACCGCTTGGTTAACCATCGTTGGAATTTGCGCCCTCGGCGCTATGTCGCCCGGTCCATCCTTGGCCATGGTGCTGAAACACACCCTTAACGGGGGTCGGCGTCAGGGCATGATCGCCGGAGCGGTTCACGGCCTGGGGGTTGGACTATACGCCTTTATTTGCCTGTCCGGACTCGCGGTGCTAATCCTGACCTCGACCGAGCTCTTCCGGGCATTGCAGATAGCGGGCGCGGCCTATTTGCTCTGGATGGGCATTCAGGGTTTGCGCAGTCGCACTAAGCCCGACCAACCCCTGGTCAGGATCGAGACTCATGCCGCAGTGCGCGATGGGCTCTTGATTGTCTTTTTAAACCCCAAAATAGCCGTCTTCTTTATTGCCCTGTTCAGCCAGGTGGTTGGCAGCGAAACCAGTTTTGCCGCGCGCGCGGGCTTTGCGAGCACCGCTATGGTGCTGGACGCGGGCTGGTATCTACTAGTGGCCTGGCTGTTTTCCAATCCGGTTTGGCTGGCGCATCTGCAACGCAAGGCTGTCTGGCTAGACCGGCTGTTTGGTGTGGTCTTGGTCGGTTTGGCCGGCAAGCTGGCGCTTGAGCTACTCTAA
- a CDS encoding DUF1499 domain-containing protein yields the protein MRYLLLALSVMLVGCVSTRSIPQTGIDFQLDRCPPFLNCVSSESIIPLYQVAPVKLVAPLRRESWQAIQQTVLAQPGASLTQARFGYLRVTWHSALFRFPDFVELLVTDDSNSLAVRSQSLFGLFDFGVNRARIERLREELIARGLAVR from the coding sequence ATGCGTTATCTGTTACTCGCCCTTAGCGTTATGTTGGTTGGCTGTGTGTCAACACGGTCCATTCCCCAGACTGGGATCGATTTTCAATTGGATCGATGCCCACCTTTTTTAAACTGTGTATCAAGCGAGTCTATTATCCCGCTCTATCAAGTCGCCCCGGTAAAACTGGTCGCACCGTTGCGCCGCGAAAGTTGGCAAGCCATTCAACAGACTGTTTTGGCTCAGCCCGGCGCTTCTTTAACGCAAGCGCGCTTTGGTTACCTTAGGGTGACCTGGCACAGTGCCTTGTTTCGCTTTCCGGATTTTGTCGAGCTCTTGGTCACTGATGATTCGAACAGTTTGGCGGTGCGCTCTCAATCCCTGTTTGGCCTATTTGACTTTGGTGTCAACAGAGCGCGCATTGAGCGCCTTCGGGAGGAATTAATTGCTAGGGGTTTAGCCGTTCGATAG
- a CDS encoding TraB/GumN family protein gives MRVLLLTLSLCYSASVIGASIWHVQGEQEWYLFGTIHVLQPDAYPLPDSYDRVFRRCANLWLEIDPAALSEPATLQQVRNIMQLAAGQTLKSQVSADAYRHLTALADSAGLPLVNLQALKPWAVVNVLTLSLFEQRSFATDQGLDLYLAEQAKAQDIPIRPLETVMQQMTLFNELAAAIPDEFITFSTNDLDRVDLLVADMVRYWQEGDVEALYRAADFKSYPTVEAAMLSERNRDWMDQFKRAKMLASPQCIAVGALHMAGEEGLLAQFKQAGYRVTRVTEGISEQVE, from the coding sequence ATGCGTGTATTACTTCTCACCCTGAGTTTATGTTATTCCGCCAGCGTCATAGGCGCATCGATATGGCATGTACAAGGCGAGCAGGAATGGTATCTGTTCGGCACCATCCATGTATTGCAACCGGACGCCTACCCCTTGCCGGACAGTTACGACCGGGTGTTCCGGCGCTGTGCCAATCTATGGCTCGAGATCGATCCTGCTGCCCTGAGTGAGCCGGCAACATTGCAGCAGGTTCGCAACATCATGCAGCTGGCAGCGGGTCAGACGCTCAAGAGCCAGGTCAGCGCTGACGCGTACCGTCACCTAACTGCGTTGGCCGACAGCGCCGGCCTGCCGTTAGTCAATCTCCAAGCCCTCAAGCCCTGGGCCGTGGTCAACGTCCTAACCCTGAGCCTGTTTGAGCAGCGTAGCTTCGCCACTGACCAGGGCCTGGATCTGTATTTGGCTGAGCAGGCCAAGGCACAAGACATACCCATTCGACCATTGGAAACGGTGATGCAGCAGATGACCCTGTTCAATGAGTTGGCGGCAGCTATTCCAGATGAATTTATAACCTTCTCGACCAATGACTTGGATCGAGTCGACCTGCTGGTGGCAGATATGGTGCGTTACTGGCAGGAGGGGGATGTCGAGGCGCTCTACCGTGCAGCCGACTTTAAATCCTACCCGACCGTCGAGGCGGCGATGCTGAGTGAGCGCAATCGCGACTGGATGGACCAATTTAAGCGTGCCAAGATGCTTGCATCGCCCCAGTGTATCGCGGTGGGCGCGTTGCATATGGCCGGTGAGGAGGGTTTGTTAGCGCAATTTAAACAGGCTGGATACCGGGTCACTCGGGTTACCGAGGGCATAAGCGAACAGGTTGAGTGA